A genomic window from Levilactobacillus yonginensis includes:
- a CDS encoding uracil-DNA glycosylase family protein, producing MQSADDIFQAIQADPMNQTFTAQGILPLYHIDPHAEILLISQAPSRQAQASMTFWDDASGNRLRDWMGVTKDEFYNSGKVAVLPLDFYYPGKHLHGGDLPPRKGFAEKWHAPLLALMPDIRLTLLIGQYAQKAYLSKREKTLTATVAHYQDYLPTYFPLVHPSPLNYGWMHQHPWFVDNVVPELQVRVHTIIG from the coding sequence ATTCAGTCAGCTGATGATATTTTTCAAGCGATTCAGGCAGATCCAATGAACCAAACGTTCACGGCGCAGGGAATCTTGCCGCTGTATCACATTGATCCACACGCAGAGATTTTATTGATTAGCCAAGCGCCCAGCCGGCAAGCTCAAGCCTCCATGACCTTTTGGGATGATGCTAGTGGGAATCGATTGCGTGATTGGATGGGCGTCACGAAGGATGAATTCTACAATTCAGGAAAGGTGGCCGTGTTACCGCTGGACTTTTATTATCCGGGAAAACATCTGCATGGTGGGGACTTACCACCACGAAAAGGGTTCGCGGAGAAGTGGCATGCCCCGTTGCTGGCATTAATGCCGGACATCAGGTTGACTTTGTTGATTGGGCAGTACGCGCAGAAAGCGTATTTATCCAAACGGGAGAAGACGCTAACGGCGACGGTGGCCCATTACCAGGATTATCTACCAACGTATTTTCCACTGGTCCATCCGTCACCCCTGAATTATGGTTGGATGCATCAACATCCTTGGTTTGTAGATAATGTGGTCCCAGAGCTTCAAGTACGGGTGCATACGATTATAGGCTAA
- the ispE gene encoding 4-(cytidine 5'-diphospho)-2-C-methyl-D-erythritol kinase, translating to MQLIEKAPAKINLGLDTPFHHQDGAEEWNMVMTSVDLADYVEIQTLTKHRRIRVASDSGFLPNDQRNLAFQAAHLLQTKFNIAEGVNIRITKNIPVAAGLGGGSSDAAAVLRGLNELWQLHLSWQELAELGLNIDSDVPYCVYGRTAHVRGRGERITPLSKLPASWVVLAKPKVSVSTPSILQQIRYDRLEHPDIEGLLRAVRDQDINAMCDRMGNALEPLTAHRYPEITQLKQQMLKFGADAAQMSGTGPTVFGLCGKQSRAQRVFNGMKGFCREVYLVRPLP from the coding sequence ATGCAACTGATTGAAAAGGCGCCAGCCAAGATCAACCTCGGCCTCGACACTCCCTTTCATCACCAGGATGGGGCGGAAGAGTGGAACATGGTCATGACGTCCGTGGACTTGGCGGACTACGTAGAAATTCAAACGTTAACGAAGCATCGACGCATTCGAGTGGCTTCGGATAGTGGCTTTTTGCCGAATGATCAACGAAATTTGGCCTTTCAAGCGGCGCATTTACTACAGACTAAATTTAATATCGCGGAGGGCGTCAATATCCGAATCACCAAAAACATCCCTGTGGCCGCCGGACTAGGTGGTGGTTCTTCAGATGCAGCTGCCGTTTTACGAGGATTGAATGAGTTGTGGCAGCTGCATCTAAGTTGGCAGGAATTAGCCGAACTGGGTTTAAATATTGATTCGGATGTGCCCTATTGTGTGTACGGCCGGACAGCACACGTTCGTGGTCGGGGAGAGCGGATTACGCCGCTTTCTAAATTACCGGCATCTTGGGTCGTATTAGCCAAACCTAAGGTCAGCGTTTCAACGCCCAGTATTCTTCAGCAGATTCGTTATGATCGATTGGAGCATCCGGATATTGAAGGCCTGTTGCGAGCTGTGCGGGATCAAGACATCAACGCGATGTGTGATCGGATGGGTAACGCATTGGAGCCTCTGACGGCTCATCGTTATCCCGAGATTACGCAGCTGAAGCAGCAAATGTTGAAGTTTGGTGCGGATGCTGCTCAGATGAGTGGGACGGGTCCCACGGTCTTTGGCCTGTGTGGGAAGCAGTCCCGGGCACAGCGAGTTTTTAATGGCATGAAGGGTTTCTGTCGAGAGGTGTATCTCGTTCGACCGTTACCCTAG
- a CDS encoding Veg family protein: MPTSLANIKNKLDDRIGEKLMVIAQAGRKKTTERHGILRETYPAVFVVDLDQNENSFERVSYSYTDILTKNIEVDFDE; encoded by the coding sequence ATGCCAACAAGTTTAGCGAACATTAAGAACAAACTGGACGATCGCATCGGCGAAAAGTTGATGGTGATCGCGCAGGCCGGGCGTAAGAAGACGACAGAGCGGCATGGAATTCTTCGGGAAACCTATCCAGCTGTCTTCGTTGTGGATTTAGACCAAAACGAAAACTCTTTTGAACGGGTTTCATATAGTTACACTGATATCTTAACTAAAAACATCGAAGTAGACTTTGATGAATAA